The proteins below are encoded in one region of Oryzias melastigma strain HK-1 linkage group LG7, ASM292280v2, whole genome shotgun sequence:
- the LOC112158600 gene encoding zinc finger and BTB domain-containing protein 39 — MRILLQGPGHAASVLAELNRCRQTRQYCDVFLQVGNRTFAAHRAVLACAGTYFQSLFSRAAGPSAVFSIEFVSPANFEKVLMFVYTGQILIDLIDVGVLYELAERLGVGELVRACHATFPDLQASSACRAVGSGEVPLDSCMGAPASTAVSAASVSSVCSSVASCSSLSSPAGPCTAAAPAAAPSPLFHSRTSRPEAQTDALTLEVKAEDVQSHIGYGQLDHPIHGGHLLSTDNLSCQADGALPPEPVLHLKTEQILEDGGTETCTEGDQNTEVISVTVSDSQNINPAACDSCSLPDSSGQLGMEACPPTSSTEEQEGSLLVGSVEGGVMDIQRDGGLMFDDGEMGGPVEQTDPLRGPEEEQWSQLAGEIIELSDDENYLEEEDEDDLVFVENGDTRGGGATSNQVEGSPLSCKACGAPLPADPAAIRSHCETHLTELGLCKLCGASFSDGAAGILHCLSHVGVQLFTCDMCRLQFCSLNKLLRHRNHSACSYSLPQGALSSSQDPGAELKCGVCCKTLSKDFEVVREHILSHVCPQSLTCGVCHAPQLSLCALLWHCLSHASLPVFFCPHCALCFVERPLLDRHMSEHAEEAAAKERAGGGGAAGEVEEVHCFLCPQTFRSPSALQNHLTLHTPDSLGGHSLLGKRKSDQPSDGPPQTLGGLGKVVSLDFSAGMSFNLTEKFPQGPSGVLTNGTSVQEGGGARGKWYRCRFCGKRFAHSGEFTYHLRIHTGEKPYQCKVCLRFFRGRSTMICHLKTHAGALMYRCTVCSLFFSTVKLVSSHMELHKDQLPPNFKIEETFMYNDHSKEPLHHIDS, encoded by the exons ATGAGGATCCTTCTGCAGGGTCCCGGCCATGCTGCCAGCGTTCTCGCTGAGCTCAATCGCTGCCGTCAGACCCGCCAGTACTGCGATGTCTTTCTGCAAGTTGGAAACCGAACTTTCGCCGCCCACCGTGCGGTTTTGGCCTGTGCTGGGACGTACTTCCAGAGCCTGTTCAGCCGGGCTGCCGGGCCGTCTGCTGTCTTCTCTATAGAGTTTGTCTCTCCTGCTAACTTTGAGAAAGTGCTGATGTTCGTGTACACTGGGCAGATCCTGATCGATCTGATCGATGTAGGAGTTCTGTATGAACTGGCTGAGAGGCTTGGCGTTGGTGAGCTGGTGAGGGCTTGTCACGCTACCTTCCCTGATCTGCAGGCGTCTTCTGCGTGCAGAGCAGTCGGTTCTGGAGAGGTCCCCCTAGACTCCTGCATGGGCGCTCCTGCATCCACAGCTGTCAGTGCAGCCTCTGTTTCATCTGTATGTTCCTCTGTTGCCTCTTGCTCCTCCTTGTCTTCACCAGCGGGGCCGTGtactgctgcagctcctgctgccgCTCCTTCACCTCTCTTCCATTCCAGGACCAGCAGGCCAGAAGCTCAGACTGATGCTCTTACTCTGGAAGTCAAAGCAGAAGATGTCCAATCCCATATAGGCTACGGGCAGCTGGATCATCCAATACATGGTGGTCATCTTTTATCCACTGACAACCTTTCTTGTCAGGCTGATGGCGCTCTGCCCCCTGAGCCGGTGCTTCATCTGAAAACTGAGCAAATCCTGGAGGATGGGGGGACAGAAACATGTACAGAAGGAGACCAAAACACTGAAGTGATTTCTGTGACTGTGAGCGACTCTCAGAACATCAATCCCGCCGCGTGTGACTCCTGCTCCCTCCCTGACTCCTCGGGTCAGCTGGGAATGGAAGCCTGCCCCCCGACGTCGTCCACAGAAGAGCAGGAGGGCAGCCTTCTTGTTGGATCGGTGGAGGGCGGCGTGATGGACATACAGAGAGATGGCGGACTGATGTTTGATGACGGGGAAATGGGGGGACCTGTGGAGCAGACGGATCCTCTTCGAGGTCCAGAGGAGGAGCAGTGGAGCCAGTTGGCAGGTGAGATCATCGAGCTCAGTGACGATGAGAACtacctggaggaggaggatgaagatgaccTTGTGTTTGTGGAAAACGGCGACACAAGAGGAGGAGGGGCTACAAGCAATCAG GTGGAGGGGAGCCCTCTGTCATGTAAGGCCTGTGGAGCACCCCTCCCTGCAGACCCCGCTGCCATCAGGAGCCACTGTGAGACCCACCTGACCGAGCTGGGGCTCTGCAAGCTGTGCGGCGCCTCGTTTTCAGATGGCGCTGCCGGCATCCTCCACTGTCTCTCGCACGTGGGGGTACAGCTCTTCACCTGCGACATGTGCCGCCTGCAGTTCTGTAGCCTCAACAAACTGTTGCGTCACCGCAACCACTCCGCCTGCAGTTACAGCTTACCACAGGGGGCGCtcagcagcagccaggaccccGGCGCAGAGCTGAAGTGTGGCGTCTGCTGCAAAACCCTCAGCAAGGACTTTGAG GTTGTCAGAGAGCACATCCTGAGCCACGTCTGCCCCCAGAGCCTCACCTGCGGAGTCTGCCACGCCCCCCAGCTGTCCCTGTGCGCCCTGCTGTGGCACTGCCTCTCCCACGCCTCCCTGCCCGTCTTCTTCTGCCCGCACTGCGCCCTCTGCTTCGTggagcgccccctgctggacaggCACATGAGCGAGCACGCAGAGGAGGCCGCCGCGAAGGAGCGGGCTGGCGGAGGCGGAGCTGCaggggaggtggaggaggtgcaCTGCTTCCTGTGCCCGCAGACGTTCCGCTCCCCCTCGGCCTTACAGAACCACCTCACTCTGCACACGCCGGACTCCCTGGGGGGTCACAGCTTGTTAGGTAAACGTAAAAGTGACCAGCCCTCGGACGGCCCCCCACAGACCCTGGGGGGTCTCGGTAAAGTCGTCAGCCTGGATTTCAGTGCAGGAATGAGTTTCAACTTGACTGAAAAGTTCCCTCAGGGTCCCTCTGGGGTTCTCACCAACGGGACGTCCGTGCAGGAAGGTGGCGGGGCGCGGGGGAAGTGGTACAGGTGCCGGTTCTGCGGCAAGCGCTTCGCTCACTCGGGGGAGTTCACCTACCACCTCCGAATCCACACCGGAGAGAAACCCTACCAGTGCAAGGTGTGCCTGCGCTTCTTCAGGGGCCGCTCCACCATGATCTGCCACCTGAAGACGCACGCCGGCGCCCTCATGTACCGCTGCACCGTGTGCAGCCTGTTCTTCTCCACCGTGAAGCTGGTGTCCTCGCACATGGAGCTCCACAAGGACCAGCTGCCTCCAAACTTCAAGATCGAGGAGACTTTTATGTACAACGATCACTCGAAAGAGCCTCTGCACCACATAGACTCCTGA